A genomic segment from Thermus neutrinimicus encodes:
- a CDS encoding AAA family ATPase yields MTSMVFSLEARPGLAPLKDQPLLILVGLTGVGKSTLVEALGFPRLPDRRELVDLYVLPRYGVTPPIPREERFRLTRRFREEFPGGVAEVLARGFVEPLVPLLFDGLRGEAEVAYALEHLPKALFVVLHAREATRLKRLLSRQDAFDRVRLSPEEMAELRAWAEGVLSPEELEEALALAPWEEVLAKLKIVAEEKRNYDPLGPLRLLQGHPRALILDTERLSLEEEVGAVRGFLKRLGL; encoded by the coding sequence ATGACATCGATGGTCTTCTCCCTCGAGGCCCGCCCCGGCCTAGCCCCCCTAAAGGACCAGCCCCTCCTCATCCTGGTGGGCCTCACCGGGGTGGGGAAGAGCACCCTGGTGGAGGCCCTGGGCTTTCCCCGGCTTCCTGACCGGAGGGAGCTGGTGGACCTCTACGTCCTCCCCCGTTACGGCGTAACCCCGCCCATCCCCCGGGAGGAGCGCTTCCGCCTGACCCGCCGTTTCCGGGAGGAGTTCCCGGGAGGGGTGGCGGAGGTCCTGGCCCGGGGGTTTGTGGAGCCCCTTGTCCCCCTGCTTTTTGACGGACTTCGGGGGGAGGCGGAGGTGGCCTATGCCTTGGAGCACCTTCCCAAGGCCCTCTTCGTGGTGCTCCACGCCCGGGAGGCCACCCGGCTTAAGCGCCTCCTTTCCCGCCAAGACGCCTTTGACCGGGTGAGGCTAAGCCCCGAGGAGATGGCGGAGCTAAGGGCGTGGGCGGAAGGGGTGCTTTCCCCGGAGGAGCTGGAGGAGGCCCTGGCCTTGGCTCCATGGGAGGAGGTCTTGGCCAAGCTCAAGATCGTGGCCGAGGAGAAGCGGAACTACGATCCCTTAGGCCCCTTGCGCCTCCTTCAGGGCCACCCCCGGGCCCTCATCCTGGACACGGAAAGGCTATCCCTTGAGGAGGAGGTGGGGGCGGTTAGGGGCTTCCTCAAGCGTCTTGGCCTCTAA
- a CDS encoding bioflim formation protein, translating into MKRITALLLLALGLSLAQAPAYPENTLGLGYAPDKGVYLQGSALLPFSPLGIDTGLDLQVLLAQNPEAFALFKANLFPGLVLADLYTSVGLGLDLRYPFGVHLGPVVSLEVPGGALSAHGSLGYQGGFHLAWGAGFRLYLEPLALEVSTSDRYPFLLSLLYLW; encoded by the coding sequence ATGAAGCGTATTACCGCCCTTCTCCTCTTGGCCCTCGGCCTCTCCCTGGCCCAGGCCCCCGCCTACCCGGAAAACACCCTGGGCCTGGGGTACGCCCCGGACAAGGGCGTCTACCTGCAAGGAAGCGCCCTTTTGCCCTTTAGCCCCTTGGGGATCGACACGGGGCTGGACCTCCAGGTCCTCCTCGCGCAAAACCCCGAGGCCTTCGCCCTTTTTAAGGCCAACCTCTTCCCCGGCTTGGTCCTGGCGGACCTCTACACCTCGGTGGGCCTGGGCCTGGACCTCCGCTACCCCTTTGGGGTACACCTGGGGCCGGTGGTGAGCCTCGAGGTGCCGGGGGGTGCCCTCTCCGCCCATGGGAGCCTGGGCTACCAAGGGGGCTTTCACCTGGCCTGGGGGGCGGGGTTTAGGCTCTATCTGGAACCCCTGGCCCTGGAGGTTTCCACCTCTGACCGGTATCCCTTCCTGCTAAGCCTCCTTTATCTTTGGTAA
- a CDS encoding carbohydrate ABC transporter permease, with protein sequence MRRLPLVLFSLPSLLTLGVFILYPFLDVIRFSTWDWSGLSEPKPVGLKNYRDLFQDPAFWGSLWVTLKFMLLALPLFVGLSIALAVALEGAPYERFAKSLLFLPGLVTLGGATLSWYTLFTPEYGALAQFLPIPPWDREGFWALAMVVLFTLWRHLGYGVLVASARLKAIPKSLLEAAYVDGAGPLEAFRHVVLPLMRPAVAFLVVVGTILSLQSYSAVFLLTRGGPYGATRVLGYYLYESGFENFRLGYAAAVTVVILLLTLLFAYAQLRLLRHGEE encoded by the coding sequence GTGCGGCGCCTTCCCCTTGTCCTCTTCTCCCTTCCTTCCCTCCTCACCCTGGGGGTCTTCATCCTCTACCCCTTTTTGGATGTGATCCGCTTTTCCACCTGGGACTGGTCGGGGCTTTCCGAGCCCAAGCCGGTGGGGCTCAAAAACTACCGGGATCTTTTCCAAGACCCCGCCTTCTGGGGAAGCCTCTGGGTGACCCTTAAGTTCATGCTCCTGGCCCTGCCCCTTTTCGTGGGCCTTTCCATCGCCCTGGCGGTGGCCTTGGAGGGGGCCCCTTACGAGCGCTTTGCCAAAAGCCTTCTTTTCCTGCCCGGGCTGGTTACCCTGGGCGGGGCCACCCTAAGCTGGTACACCCTCTTCACCCCCGAGTACGGGGCCCTGGCCCAGTTCCTGCCCATCCCCCCTTGGGACCGGGAGGGGTTTTGGGCCTTGGCCATGGTGGTCCTCTTCACCCTGTGGCGACACCTGGGGTATGGCGTCCTGGTGGCCTCGGCCCGGCTTAAGGCCATCCCCAAGTCCCTTCTGGAAGCTGCCTACGTGGACGGGGCCGGGCCCTTGGAGGCCTTCCGCCACGTGGTCCTGCCCCTCATGCGCCCCGCGGTGGCCTTTTTGGTGGTGGTGGGCACCATCCTCTCCTTGCAGTCCTACTCGGCGGTCTTCCTCCTCACCCGCGGGGGGCCCTACGGGGCCACCCGGGTCCTGGGCTACTACCTTTACGAGTCGGGGTTTGAAAACTTCCGGCTGGGGTACGCCGCCGCGGTCACCGTGGTCATCCTCCTCCTCACCCTTCTTTTCGCCTACGCCCAGCTAAGGCTTTTGCGTCACGGGGAGGAATAA
- the mltG gene encoding endolytic transglycosylase MltG, with protein MREGSRRWLWRGVVVLFVTFALLLFYALWLLGPTGKEATVRIPRGAKGQEVARILEEAGLLRSGYLFSAYLRFSGRAKRLVPGVYRLKGEGAFRLARALTGGEKPLTVTLTFPEGERAVDYAKRLSRAGLDGEGFLRIVQEPGALRPPYVEGRTLEGYLFPATYTFDLLVTPEEVVRALLRRFEAELTPLVRRLLAERGLSVHAWVTLASIVQAEAGRPEEMPKIAGVFLNRLEKGMPLQADPTVAYALGKRLPELSRKAGDFAHDSPYNTYRYAGLPPGPIGNPGREALLAVLNPVRTDPKGRPYLYFFHAKGELFLNTTFEAHLEDLRLHRYSSP; from the coding sequence TTGCGGGAAGGCTCTAGGCGCTGGCTGTGGCGGGGGGTGGTGGTCCTTTTCGTCACCTTCGCCCTTCTCCTCTTCTACGCCCTCTGGCTTTTGGGTCCCACGGGGAAGGAGGCCACGGTGCGCATTCCCCGCGGGGCCAAGGGACAGGAGGTGGCCAGGATCCTGGAGGAGGCAGGGCTTTTGCGCTCCGGGTATCTCTTTTCCGCTTACCTCCGCTTCTCCGGCCGGGCCAAGAGGCTGGTCCCCGGCGTCTACCGCCTCAAGGGGGAAGGGGCCTTCCGCTTGGCCCGGGCCCTCACGGGAGGGGAGAAGCCCCTCACGGTCACCCTCACCTTCCCGGAGGGGGAAAGGGCGGTGGACTATGCCAAAAGGCTCTCCCGGGCAGGCCTGGATGGGGAGGGTTTTCTAAGGATTGTCCAGGAACCCGGCGCCTTGCGCCCCCCCTACGTGGAGGGCAGGACCCTGGAGGGCTACCTCTTCCCCGCCACCTACACCTTTGACCTCCTGGTCACCCCCGAGGAGGTGGTGCGGGCCCTTCTCCGCCGCTTTGAGGCCGAGCTCACCCCCCTGGTGAGGCGCCTTTTGGCGGAGAGGGGGCTTTCCGTGCACGCTTGGGTTACCCTGGCCTCCATCGTCCAGGCGGAGGCGGGGAGGCCTGAGGAGATGCCCAAGATCGCCGGGGTTTTCCTGAACCGGCTGGAAAAGGGCATGCCCCTGCAGGCGGACCCCACCGTGGCCTATGCCCTGGGGAAAAGGCTTCCCGAGCTTTCCCGGAAGGCGGGGGATTTCGCCCACGACTCCCCCTACAACACCTACCGCTATGCGGGGCTTCCCCCGGGGCCCATAGGCAACCCGGGGCGGGAGGCCCTCCTTGCCGTGCTCAATCCCGTGCGAACCGACCCCAAGGGGCGCCCTTACCTTTACTTTTTCCATGCCAAGGGGGAGCTTTTCCTCAACACCACCTTTGAGGCCCACCTGGAGGACCTCCGCCTACACCGTTATTCCTCCCCGTGA
- the ruvX gene encoding Holliday junction resolvase RuvX, which produces MRLGALDVGQARIGLAVGEEGSPFAFGRGYLVRKSLEEDVAALLDFVRREGLGKLVVGLPLRTDLKESAQAKRVLPLVEALRAKGVEVELYDERYTTQAASRCLKHAPKRVRREKGRLDEMSAVVLLEGYLAGRL; this is translated from the coding sequence ATGCGTCTCGGCGCGCTTGACGTGGGGCAGGCCAGGATCGGCCTGGCGGTGGGGGAGGAGGGAAGCCCCTTTGCCTTCGGCCGGGGCTATCTGGTCCGGAAAAGCCTGGAGGAGGACGTGGCCGCCCTCCTGGACTTCGTGCGCCGGGAGGGATTGGGGAAGCTGGTGGTGGGCCTTCCCCTGCGCACCGATCTCAAGGAAAGTGCCCAGGCCAAGCGGGTCCTTCCCCTGGTGGAGGCCTTGAGGGCTAAGGGCGTGGAGGTGGAGCTATATGACGAGCGCTACACCACCCAGGCGGCATCCAGGTGCCTGAAACACGCCCCCAAGCGGGTTCGCCGGGAGAAGGGCCGGTTGGACGAGATGAGCGCGGTGGTCCTTTTGGAGGGCTATCTTGCGGGAAGGCTCTAG